The Streptococcus mitis genome has a segment encoding these proteins:
- the comW gene encoding sigma(X)-activator ComW, translating into MLQKIYEQMADFYRNIEEEYGTFFGDHFDWEHVHFKFLIYYLFRYSIGNYRAFIVYHYRVAYRLYLEKLIMNQGFISC; encoded by the coding sequence ATGTTACAAAAAATTTATGAGCAGATGGCGGATTTTTATAGAAATATTGAAGAAGAGTATGGTACGTTCTTCGGAGATCATTTTGACTGGGAACATGTTCATTTTAAATTTTTGATTTATTATCTTTTCCGATATAGCATTGGGAATTATCGGGCTTTTATTGTTTACCATTATCGTGTTGCTTATCGTTTGTATCTTGAAAAATTGATAATGAATCAGGGATTTATTTCTTGTTGA
- a CDS encoding adenylosuccinate synthase has product MTSVVVVGTQWGDEGKGKITDFLSANAEVIARYQGGDNAGHTIVIDGKKFKLHLIPSGIFFPEKISVIGNGMVVNPKSLVKELSYLHEEGVTTDNLRISDRAHVILPYHIELDRLQEEAKGDNKIGTTIKGIGPAYMDKAARVGIRIADLLDKDIFRERLERNLAEKNRLFEKLYDSKAIAFDDIFEEYYEYGQQIKKYVTDTSVILNDALDNGKRVLFEGAQGVMLDIDQGTYPFVTSSNPVAGGVTIGSGVGPSKIDKVVGVCKAYTSRVGDGPFPTELFDEVGERIREVGHEYGTTTGRPRRVGWFDSVVMRHSRRVSGITNLSLNSIDVLSGLDTVKICVAYDLDGQRIDYYPASLEQLKRCKPIYEELPGWSEDITGVRNLEDLPENARNYVRRVSELVGVRISTFSVGPGREQTNILESVWS; this is encoded by the coding sequence ATGACTTCAGTTGTTGTTGTAGGTACCCAATGGGGTGATGAAGGTAAAGGGAAGATTACAGACTTCCTTTCTGCGAATGCAGAAGTGATTGCACGATACCAAGGTGGTGATAATGCAGGTCACACGATTGTGATTGATGGTAAGAAATTTAAGTTGCACTTGATTCCATCTGGAATTTTCTTCCCTGAAAAAATCTCTGTTATTGGTAATGGTATGGTTGTAAATCCTAAATCTCTTGTGAAAGAGTTGAGCTATCTTCATGAGGAAGGTGTGACAACTGATAACTTGCGTATTTCTGATCGCGCGCATGTTATTTTGCCTTATCATATCGAGTTAGACCGTTTGCAAGAAGAAGCTAAGGGCGACAATAAGATTGGGACTACAATCAAGGGAATTGGTCCAGCTTATATGGACAAGGCTGCTCGTGTTGGGATTCGTATTGCAGATCTTTTAGATAAAGATATTTTCCGTGAGCGTTTAGAACGTAACCTTGCTGAGAAGAATCGTCTTTTTGAAAAATTGTATGACAGTAAAGCGATTGCTTTCGATGATATTTTTGAAGAATATTACGAATATGGTCAACAAATCAAGAAATACGTAACAGATACATCTGTTATCTTGAATGATGCGCTTGATAACGGTAAACGTGTGCTTTTTGAAGGTGCACAAGGTGTTATGCTAGATATCGACCAAGGTACCTATCCATTTGTTACGTCTTCAAACCCTGTAGCTGGTGGTGTGACCATTGGTTCAGGTGTCGGGCCAAGCAAGATTGACAAGGTTGTAGGTGTATGTAAAGCCTATACGAGTCGTGTAGGAGATGGTCCTTTCCCAACTGAGTTGTTTGATGAAGTGGGAGAACGTATCCGTGAAGTGGGTCATGAATATGGTACAACAACTGGTCGTCCACGTCGTGTGGGTTGGTTTGACTCAGTCGTGATGCGTCATAGCCGCCGTGTTTCTGGTATCACTAATCTTTCATTGAACTCTATCGATGTTTTGAGTGGTTTGGATACAGTGAAAATCTGTGTGGCCTATGATCTTGATGGTCAACGTATTGACTACTATCCAGCTAGTCTTGAGCAATTGAAACGTTGCAAGCCTATCTATGAAGAGTTGCCAGGTTGGTCAGAAGATATTACCGGAGTTCGTAATTTGGAAGATCTTCCTGAGAATGCACGTAACTATGTTCGTCGTGTGAGTGAATTGGTTGGTGTTCGTATTTCTACTTTCTCAGTAGGTCCTGGTCGTGAACAAACAAATATTTTAGAAAGTGTTTGGTCCTAA